A section of the Primulina eburnea isolate SZY01 chromosome 1, ASM2296580v1, whole genome shotgun sequence genome encodes:
- the LOC140822825 gene encoding cellulose synthase-like protein D4, giving the protein MATLSSQPSKKVRSSANSSSSGNRGSTGQTVKFARRTSSGRYVSLSREDLDMSEELSSGDYMNYTVHIPPTPDNQPMDTSVATKAEEQYVSNSLFTGGFNSVTRAHLMDKVIDSEVSHPQMAGSKGSSCAMPACDGKVMKDERGKDVIPCECRFKICRDCYLDAQGDTGLCPGCKEPYKVGEYDDEPVDFSNGTLSLPVPDDPKRDHRSMSLMKRNQNGEFDNNKWLYETQGTYGYGNAYWPQDDTYGDNGDGGSFRGGMLDSADKPWKPLSRKLPIPNSIISPYRLLIVVRLVVLCFFLAWRVRHPNEDAVWLWLMSVTCEIWFGFSWILDQIPKMNPVNRSTDLDVLHDKFEMPSPSNPTGRSDLPGVDLFVSTADPEKEPPLVTANTILSILAVDYPVEKLACYVSDDGGALLTFEAMAEAASFADLWVPFCRKHDIEPRNPEPYFSMKGDPTKNKKRADFVKDRRRVKREYDEFKVRINGLPDSIRRRSEAFNAREEMKMMKHMRESGTDPFEKIKVPKATWMADGTHWPGTWAIPSGEHAKGDHAGILQVMLKPPSDDPLMGSSEENLLDFTDVDIRLPMFVYVSREKRSGYDHNKKAGAMNALVRASAILSNGPFILNLDCDHYIFNCKAVREGMCFMMDRGGEDICYIQFPQRFEGIDPSDRYANNNTVFFDGNMRALDGLQGPVYVGTGCMFRRFALYGFDPPKVDKITDKGSETQALKATDFDPDLDVNLLPKRFGNSTMLAESIPVAEFQGRPLADHPAVKYGRPPGILRAPREPLDAATVAEAVSSISCWYEDKTEWGDRVGWIYGSVTEDVVTGYRMHNRGWRSVYCITKRDAFRGSAPINLTDRLHQVLRWATGSVEIFFSRNNALLATSKLKFLQRLAYLNVGVYPFTSFFLVVYCFLPALSLFSGFFIVQTLNVAFLLFLLTISLCLVGLAILEVKWSGIGLEEWWRNEQFWLISGTSAHLAAVVQGLLKVIAGIEISFTLTSKSAGDDNEDIYAELYLVKWTSLMIPPIVIGMVNIIAIVVAFSRTIYEPVPQWSKFIGGAFFSFWVLAHLYPFAKGLMGRRGKTPTIVFVWSGLIAITISLLWVAINPPGGAQTDLGGGGFKFP; this is encoded by the exons ATGGCGACCTTGTCGAGCCAGCCATCGAAGAAGGTGCGCAGCTCCGCCAATTCTTCTTCATCTGGTAACCGAGGTTCGACTGGGCAGACCGTGAAATTTGCGCGACGGACGTCCAGCGGGAGGTATGTCAGCCTGTCGAGAGAAGATTTAGACATGTCCGAAGAGTTGTCGTCGGGGGATTACATGAACTACACGGTCCACATTCCTCCTACGCCGGATAATCAGCCGATGGACACCTCCGTGGCCACAAAAGCCGAGGAACAATACGTGTCGAATTCTCTCTTTACGGGCGGGTTCAACAGCGTGACTCGTGCTCATCTAATGGACAAGGTCATCGACTCCGAGGTGAGCCATCCGCAAATGGCCGGATCCAAAGGCTCCTCCTGCGCCATGCCGGCTTGTGATGGCAAGGTTATGAAAGACGAGCGTGGCAAAGATGTCATTCCTTGCGAGTGCAG GTTTAAAATATGCAGAGATTGCTACTTGGATGCCCAAGGAGACACCGGACTGTGTCCAGGATGTAAGGAGCCATACAAAGTCGGCGAATATGATGACGAGCCAGTTGATTTCTCTAATGGAACTCTATCGCTTCCGGTCCCGGATGATCCCAAGAGAGATCACCGCAGCATGTCCTTGATGAAAAGGAACCAAAATGGAGAATTCGACAACAATAAATGGCTATATGAAACGCAAGGCACGTATGGATATGGGAACGCATATTGGCCTCAAGACGATACATATGGAGATAATGGGGATGGAGGAAGCTTTAGAGGGGGCATGTTGGATTCCGCAGACAAACCATGGAAGCCTCTAAGTCGAAAATTACCTATCCCGAATAGCATTATTAGTCCTTACAG GTTGTTGATTGTTGTTCGGTTAGTTGTCTTGTGCTTTTTCTTGGCTTGGAGAGTTCGACACCCAAATGAAGATGCGGTATGGCTTTGGTTGATGTCGGTTACTTGTGAGATATGGTTTGGCTTTTCTTGGATCCTTGATCAGATTCCAAAGATGAATCCAGTCAATAGAAGCACAGATTTAGATGTGTTGCATGATAAATTCGAAATGCCATCGCCTTCCAACCCGACTGGTCGCTCTGACCTCCCTGGTGTTGATTTGTTCGTATCCACAGCAGACCCCGAAAAAGAGCCGCCACTCGTCACTGCCAACACTATATTATCAATTCTAGCTGTTGACTACCCTGTGGAGAAATTAGCTTGTTATGTTTCTGATGATGGTGGTGCCCTTTTGACCTTTGAAGCCATGGCGGAGGCAGCGAGTTTTGCTGATTTATGGGTCCCTTTTTGTAGAAAACATGACATCGAGCCTAGGAATCCAGAACCTTATTTCAGTATGAAAGGCGATCCAACAAAGAACAAGAAAAGGGCAGATTTTGTCAAAGATAGGCGTAGAGTGAAGAGGGAGTATGATGAATTCAAAGTAAGAATAAATGGATTACCTGATTCGATAAGAAGAAGATCAGAAGCATTCAATGCAAGGGAGGagatgaaaatgatgaagcaCATGAGAGAGAGCGGGACAGATCCATTTGAGAAAATCAAAGTCCCAAAGGCTACTTGGATGGCCGACGGAACCCACTGGCCTGGAACTTGGGCCATTCCATCTGGTGAACATGCCAAAGGCGATCACGCGGGAATTCTTCAA GTGATGCTGAAGCCCCCTAGTGATGATCCACTAATGGGAAGTTCAGAGGAAAACCTTTTAGATTTTACTGATGTGGACATCCGTTTACCCATGTTTGTATATGTTTCACGTGAAAAACGTTCTGGGTATGATCATAACAAGAAAGCCGGTGCCATGAATGCCCTCGTACGAGCCTCGGCCATCTTGTCTAATGGTCCGTTTATACTCAACCTTGATTGTGACCATTATATCTTTAACTGCAAAGCTGTCCGCGAAGGAATGTGTTTTATGATGGACAGAGGTGGCGAAGATATATGTTATATTCAGTTTCCTCAGAGATTTGAAGGCATTGATCCCTCTGATCGTTATGCGAATAACAACACCGTGTTTTTCGATGGTAATATGAGAGCACTTGATGGCTTACAG GGCCCGGTTTATGTGGGGACAGGATGCATGTTTCGTAGATTTGCTCTTTATGGTTTTGATCCTCCAAAAGTCGACAAGATTACAGATAAAGGCTCGGAAACTCAAGCTCTAAAAGCAACAGATTTTGATCCTGATCTTGATGTGAACTTATTGCCTAAACGTTTTGGTAATTCCACAATGTTAGCTGAGTCGATCCCTGTTGCAGAATTCCAAGGCCGTCCTCTTGCTGATCATCCTGCTGTCAAATATGGTCGACCACCGGGTATTCTTAGAGCTCCGCGTGAACCACTCGATGCAGCTACTGTAGCTGAAGCTGTTTCGTCAATATCGTGCTG GTATGAGGACAAGACAGAGTGGGGTGATCGTGTAGGATGGATTTATGGCTCGGTGACAGAAGATGTGGTGACCGGATATCGGATGCATAACAGAGGGTGGCGCTCTGTCTACTGTATCACCAAGCGAGATGCCTTCCGCGGATCAGCACCAATCAATCTCACAGACAGACTCCACCAGGTTCTCAGATGGGCTACTGGCTCAGTCGAGATATTCTTTTCACGAAACAATGCCTTGTTAGCAACATCCAAACTCAAATTCCTCCAACGCCTCGCTTACCTCAACGTGGGCGTCTACCCTTTCACCTCATTCTTTCTTGTGGTTTATTGTTTCCTTCCGGCACTCTCGCTCTTCTCAGGCTTCTTCATTGTACAAACACTTAATGTCGCCTTCTTGTTATTCCTCCTAACCATATCACTCTGTCTAGTGGGGTTAGCAATCTTGGAAGTGAAATGGTCCGGAATCGGGCTCGAAGAGTGGTGGAGAAACGAGCAGTTCTGGCTCATCTCTGGAACCAGTGCTCACTTAGCCGCGGTGGTGCAAGGACTACTCAAGGTCATCGCGGGCATCGAAATCTCGTTCACACTAACGTCCAAGTCCGCGGGAGATGATAACGAAGATATCTACGCCGAGCTTTACTTGGTTAAATGGACTTCTTTGATGATCCCACCTATTGTGATTGGAATGGTGAACATAATAGCTATAGTGGTGGCGTTTTCGAGGACCATTTATGAGCCTGTGCCTCAATGGAGCAAGTTCATCGGCGGGGCGTTTTTCAGTTTTTGGGTTCTTGCTCATTTATATCCATTTGCAAAAGGGTTGATGGGAAGAAGAGGGAAGACTCCAACTATAGTGTTTGTATGGTCAGGTTTGATTGCTATCACAATTTCTTTACTTTGGGTAGCAATTAATCCTCCTGGAGGTGCACAAACAGATCTAGGAGGTGGTGGCTTTAAATTCCCTTGA
- the LOC140822831 gene encoding uncharacterized protein, translating into MAHYGDELRKTDEFGNPVHHPAGGELGGPYGAHEQRKTDEFGNPVHHPAGGEFGGTHGAEHHHGAPIGVPPTTGEPQHRRSGSSSSSSSEDDGQGGRRKKGIKDKVKEKLPGGHKDTQPHHEAGYGGAYGAQPEPEKKGMMDKIKEKLPGGHHN; encoded by the exons ATGGCGCATTACGGTGACGAGTTGAGGAAGACTGACGAGTTTGGCAACCCCGTCCACCATCCGGCCGGAGGAGAACTCGGCGGACCTTATGGAGCTCATGAGCAGAGGAAGACCGACGAGTTTGGCAACCCCGTCCACCATCCGGCAGGAGGAGAATTCGGAGGAACTCATGGAGCTGAGCATCACCATGGTGCTCCTATCGGGGTGCCACCCACCACCGGTGAACCCCAACACCGCCGATCCGGCAGCTCAAGTAGCTCG TCTTCTGAGGACGACGGGCAAGGTGGTAGGAGAAAGAAGGGTATCAAGGACAAGGTCAAGGAGAAGCTACCCGGCGGCCACAAAGACACTCAGCCACATCACGAAGCGGGATACGGCGGTGCCTACGGAGCACAACCAGAACCTGAGAAGAAGGGGATGATGGACAAAATCAAGGAGAAACTGCCCGGCGGTCACCAcaactaa